From the Mycobacterium noviomagense genome, the window GACGGCTCACCGAACGTGGATCGCTGGAAATTCAGGCCTACGACGAGGTTTGCTTTCCGGGGCTCGGGCTCGAATGGGCGAAATGGAATGGGCTGCGGCCCTTTGTCGGCGCGCTGACGATGGAGTTGTCGACCGATGCCGACGAGGAGGTCGCGTCGTGGATTGCCGCGGGAACACCGCCGATTTTCTTCGGATTTGGCAGCATGCCGGTCGAATCTGCCGCCGACACCATCGCGATGATAAGCGCGGCCTGCGCGCAGTTAGGGGAGCGTGCGTTGGTGTCCGCCGGCTGGAGCGATTTCAGCCATGCCCCGCATTGCGAGCAGGTCAAGGTGGTAGCCACGATGAATTACGCGGCCGCCTTTCCCGCTTGCCGGGCGGTTGTGCACCACGGCGGCGTGGGCACCACGGCTGCAGGACTGCGCGCTGGAGTCCCCACGTTGATTCTTCCGACCTGGGGAGATCAGAAGCTCTGGGGAGCGTGTGTCAAACGATTGAAAGTCGGTACTACGCGGCTGTTTTCGAACACTACGCAGCAATCGTTGGTGGCCGACCTTCGCACCATCATGAGCCCCGAATATGAAACCCGAGCCCGTGAAATTGCCGCCCGCATGAGCAAACCCGCCGAAAGCGTCGTGGCTGCCGCTGATACGGTGGAGGACTTCGCATCTCTGCGGCGGGTCGGGTGATCGACCTGCACGGCGAGTTGCTCTCATGCCGAGCGCCAAGCATTCAGGCGGCATCCCGTCCCAGTGGGACGCCTCGCCGTCGTGATCGTGAGCGTGTTGTCCGGGCATGCCAGAACCGACGGTCGGAAATCTACAAAAAGACCGATGTGGCCAAACCGTTGCGGCTAGGCCGTTAGGGTGTCGAGATCAACGCAATCACTTTGCGCTGCCGTGGCACCGATCTTGGGAAACATGAATGACCCGTCTTGGCGCCGTCAAGGAAGATTCGCGCGGCCTGGTGGTCCGCTCAATGCGCGCCTGTGTAGCGCGTGATCGCCTCCCATACCTTGTTAAAGCCCTCTACGTGAGCGGATGCCGGCTGCTGCTGCCGGCGCTGGGCATCGACTCTGATGAGACTCCGCTGGTTTCGGAGTACGGCACAAAGTTTGTCGCCGGGCCGGGCGGCGCTTGGCTCAATTCGATTCTGCGCTATCGCGGGGTGTGGGAGCCGGCGCTTTCGCAGTTCATTGTCCGACACGTGCAGCCCGGTGACGTGTGCGTCGACGCGGGCGCCAACTGCGGATACTTTTCTCTTCTGCTCGCGCAGCAGGTGGGCCCGTCGGGAAAGGTCATCGCGATCGAGGCCGTCCCGGACAACGTGCGGCGGCTGCGCGCCAACCTCGAGCTCAACGACGCCGCCGGCATCGTCGAGGTGGTCATGGCGGCATGCGCCCAGCACAAGGGCGAGATCACGTTACACGTGCATCCGCGCAATGATGCCTGGGCCCGGCTGCGCCCCCCGACCAAGGGCGAGGCCGACCGCCTCTACATGGGCCACACCTGGATTCCGGTGACCGTGCCTGCCGACACGCTCGGCGCCCTGGTCGGCGCCGACACGGCGCGGGTCTCGTTCATCAAGCTGCACATCGAGGGCGCCGAGGCGCTCGTGGCACCCGAGATCCCCGATACGTTCCCCCACCCCAGGCTCGTCGTCGCCTTGCTCGCCAAGGAGCCGCATATCCACGACACGCTGAAACCGTTCGCAGACCAGGGATTTCATGTCTACGACCGGCACAACGACTACCGCTGGCTTTATGAGCGCAAGGTACCAGCTATCACCGAGGCGGCCTACGACGACTTCTACAACCAGCACACCGCGTACGTACTTCTGAGCCGCCAACCGCTCGCGCTGTCGTAGGAGCGGGACGCTTCCGGCCGGCGCTGCGACCATCGAGTGCGGTGCCATAAGCGACCCGGACCATGAGTCAACGATCGTGCTGACGCGGTTCATGGGTCCGAAAGCACGATTCGAGCCGCGAGATATCACCGCTGGAACATTGAGAACTCTTTGCGATGAATCATCCGAACGCGAGAGCCGGCAATTGATCACAAGAAACTTATTCACCATCAGTACAATGATGGGTTCAGCGAGCGTCGAATTACCGCCGAAGTCTCCGATACTAATTTGCGAATAATCGCGCTCGGCCAGCAGCGGCCGTTTTAATATCTCAGCGATGTGGACCTCGAAGCAGCTGGGGTCTGAGATCACGCTTAGCCCGACGGGGTGGGTCCCAACATCACTGGTGCACTGCAGTTCGCAGCGGGCTTTGTAGTGGGCGAGCGGTCGTTGTGGCCGTTCTCTGGAAGGGGGTGAAGGTTCGCGATGGTTGGCTCGATGCCTTCTGAAATTCCCTTTATCCGCCCGAGCTTTCTCAAGCCCGCCGAGCTCGCCGAGGAGTTCGACGAGATTCTCCATGCCAACTGGTACACGAACTTCGGCCCGAAGGAGCGGCAGTTCGCCGGGGCCTTGGGCGAGTACCTTGGGCGTGACCTGCACGTCGCCACCTTCGCGAACGGCACCCTGGCGCTCATCACCGCACTCCACTCCGCTGTGGGCCTCGGAACGCGGGATCGCTATTTGCTGATGCCTTCGTTCACATTCATTGCCGTGGCGCAGGCTGCTCTATGGACCGGGTACCGGCCCTGGTTCATCGACATTGACGCCGACACGTGGCAGCCGAGCCTTTTCTCTGCCCGCGCAGTCCTAGAGTCCTACCGGGACCGGCTCGCGGGCATTCTGCTTGCGAACGTGTTCGGGGTCGGCAACCCGCAGATCGGTCAGTGGGAGGATCTCGCAGCCGAGTGGGACTTGCCTATTGTGCTCGACTCGGCGGGCGGCTTCGGCTCGACGTACCCGGACGGCGAGCACCTCGGCGGGCGCGGCTGCTGTGAGATCTTTTCCTTCCACGCAACGAAGTTGTTAGCGATCGGCGAGGGCGGCGCGCTCGCCTCTCGCCAACCCCGGGTCGTCGCGCAGGCGCATGCGATACAGAATTTTGGCTTCGCTGGGCCGGGGTGCACGCAGGTAGGGCTGAACGGGAAAATGCCTGAGATCAGCGCGGCCATCGGGCTGCGGCAGCTCGCCACTCTCGATCGCCGCCTGGCGAGCCGCCGCGACGTCTTTGACCGCTACCGCACCGAACTTAGCGGTGTGGGATTGCGGTTCCAGCCCAACGCTGATCTGTCATCGCTTTGCTTCGCGAGCGTGTGCTGCGAGTCGGCTGGTCATAAGGCCGCGGTGCTGGCCGCCCTACGTCAAGAGGCGATCCGGGCCCACGACTACTACAACCCACCGCTACACCTGCAGCCGTACTTCGTCGCAAATCCGGAACTGGTCAGGTCATCCGAGCTCGCCGTCACAGAGGACATCTGCTCGCGGATCGTCTCGCTGCCCATCCACGACTACATGGCCCCCGACGACCTCGCACGCGTCATTGCCGCCGTACAGCAAGCGGGCTCACAGCGACCGAGACACACGCGCCATGTACGCAACTCGTTGGCCCCAAACTGATCCAGAAGTAGATTTTGATGGCCTGCAACGACATCGCCGGATCCAGGGTGCGGCCCCAGCCACTCTGCTCGTGTTCGTAGACAGGAAGGGCTGGGCTCTCCGCGATGAAATTTGTGCTGGCAAGTTATGGAACTCGTGGCGATATCGAGCCGTGCGCCGCTCTCGGTTGTGAACTTCTGCGCCGTGGGCACGAAGTGCGCATGGCCGTCCCGCCGGACCTAATTGGCTTCGTCGAGTCGGCTGGACTAGCGGCGGTCGCCTGTGGGGTGGAGATGCAGGCCCTCCTGCGCGCCCAGCGCAAATTCTCGACGTGTCTTTTCCGTAACTGCTGGCGAATCCCGGACCTGATTAGGTTGGGGCGCGAGGGCGGGGAGCTTATTACCCGGTGCTGTGCAGAAATGAGCACGACCCTAATGTCGCTAGCCGATGAGGCTGACCTGCTGATCACTAGCATGATGTTCGACCAGACGGCTGCCAACATCGCGGAGTACTACGACGTGCCGTTGGCCATGCTGCATTACTTCCCGATACGGCCCAACGGCCACTTCGTTCCCATGCTGCCGGCGCCGCTGGGGCGCGCCGGAATGACGTTGTACGAGTGGTTGTCTTGGCGGATGACCAAGCAGCCGGAGGACGCGCGGCGCCGTGAACTTCGCCTCCCGAAAGCGACGGGCCCGACGCGGCGACGGGTCACCGAGCGAGGATCGCTGGAAATCCAAGCCTACGACGAGGTGTGCTTTCCCGGGTTGGCGCGCGAATGGGCAAAATGCAATGACAGGCGGCCCTTCGTCGGTGCACTGACGATGGAGTTGCCAACAGATGCCGACGAGGAGGTCGGGTCGTGGATCGCTGCGGGAACACCGCCGATTTTCTTCGGGTTCGGCAGCATGCCGATCGAATCGCCCGCCGACACACTTGCCATGATCAGCGCCGCCTGCACAGAGTTAGGTGAGCGGGCCCTGGTGTGCTCCGGTTGGAGCGATTTCAGCAATGTCCCCCACTTCGAGCATGTCAAGGTGGTGACCACGATGAATTACGCGGCCGTCTTCCCCGCCTGTCGCGCGGTTGTCCACCACGGTGGCTCGGGCACCACGGCCGCGGCCCTTCGCGCGGGAGTGCCCCAGTTGATCCTCTGGATGGACCTGCTTCAGGCGATCCTGGCACCTCAGGTCCAACGGCTGAAGGTGGGCGCCGCACGGCGCTTTTCGAGCGTTACCCAGCAATCGCTGGCCGCCGAGCTCCGCAACATCCTCGCCCCGCAATACGATGCCCGGGCCCACGAAATCGCCAGCCGGATGACGAAACCCGCCGAGAGCGTCGCAGCGGCGGCTGATCTTGTGGAAGGTTTAGCCAGCCGCCGGCGTGTTGGCTGATTGGCAGTCATTGGGAAACAGACGACTTACCACGAATTCAGACGCTGCCCATGCCGTTTGCCACCAGCGAGACTCCAGCCACTATGCACATGGCTACCAAGATCTTGCGACGGTGAGTCCGCGCCCAGTCGTGCAGCCGTTGCACTAGCGCTTGGGTTTTCGCCGGTATGACCAGATAGCTGGCGAGCGCGATTTCGACAGCCGCAAGCATCCCGACAACAAACACGATTGCGGCGCTAACCTGCGTGCCAGTCCCTACCCCGGCGGCCACGACGATTGCCAGGACGTAGAGAACCTCTTCGGGGGCCGGTGGCCCAAAGCCTATGCCGATCACAAACGCGAGCCACAGTGAGCCGCTTTCCCACGATTTGTGGACACGGCGCAACAGCCGCCGGATTGCAGATCCTCCCTCTGTCTGCGTATCCCGTGCGCGGCCCAGCAGGCGCGCGACTGCACTCGGCTGATCCGATTCCAGCACCATGGTCGACGTATCGCCGCCCGATGTCGGCAGTTGCGCCCGCGGACGCACCAAGAAGCGCACGATCAGCACCGCGGCGACAGCTAGTGAGAACACGCCCACGCCAATTTGAATGTGCCGGACAGTGGAGCCGACGGCCGTGGTCGGCTTGGACAAATCTTCTGCGAAAGATTTCAACATCGGTGTGACGTGTAGGAGCATCAGCGGGACCAGCACGTACGGCACGCTCGGTATCAGGCAGCCGACCCAATAAGCGAGCAGGTTTTGTACGGGACGCGGCCGGGAGATTACGAGGAGGGTGACGCCCAGACGCACTGGGTTGAGCGCCGCCAGGAGCGTCAGCGCCAGCAGCGTGCTCCACATGGCCGGAACCTTACCCTGGCGGCCCTACCGACTCCGATCGGCAATGACTCCAAGAACGTAAACTGGCCAATTTCCTTAGCACTTTCGCGACTGGTCACAAGCGCGAGTTCGCGCTGCCGAGGAGCCGCTGCAGGGCAGCCGGGGACTATGTAATCCATTCGGCAGCGTTGCCGCCGCGCATCCCGTCATACTCCACTGGTGAGCCTTACAAACCGCGTTGCAAACTTCCTAGGAACCTCCAAATTCGTAGCGAAGTACCAATATCCCCTCGTCACCCGCCTCGGCGGTAATGATCTGGTGTTCATGAACTTTGGCTACGAGGAAGATCCGCCGATGGCCCTTCCGCTGGAGGCGTCCGACGAGGCCAACCGCTTCTGTATTCAGCTCTACCACCGCGTGGCGACCCAGGTCGATCTCAGTGGCAAACAGGTACTGGAAGTCAGCTGCTTCCACGGCGGCGGAGCCTCATACCTCATGCGGACCCTGCACCCCGCCTCCTACACCGCATTAGATCTGAATCCGGCCGGCATCGACTTCTGCCGAAAAAGGCACCAACTGCCCGGCCTGAATTTCATGCAAGGCGACGCCGAGAACCTACCCTTCGCAGATCAATCCTTCGACGTGGTAATCAATATCGAAGCCTCGTCCTACTACCCTTCGTTCCCCCGGTTCCTCGCGGAGGTGGCCCGCGTGCTGCGGCCTGGAGGCTATTTGTTATACGCCGACGTCCGCTACGGCCGCGACCATATCGCCGAGTGGGAAGAAGAGTTGCGCAACGCCCCCATGCGGCTCGTTTCGGAAAGGGACATCAGTAAGGAGGTTGCACGCGGCGTGGAGACGAACGTGCCGCGGTGGCAGGAATTGAATCGCCGTACTCCGGCATCGTTAGTCAGTAGGTGGCAGCTCAAGATTTCCCAGGAACTTCACAAGGGAGAGTTCTCCTACCGCATGTACTGCTTCGCGAACGAGTGAATTTAGATCGCAGAAGTCCGTGGCTTCGGGTTGTCAGCGCGCCATCAGACACCGTCACCACCTGAGCCGTGCTCGTCCGTCTGACCAAGCCGGGTCAGCTGCTAGCATCCGGTTCGTGTCTGGACTTGGCGCCCCGGTGCGGGTCGGTATCTTGGGCGCGGCGCGCGTCGCACCGTTGGCGCTGATCAATCCGGCTCGCGGACATGCCGAGGTTGTGGTGGCTGCGGTGGCTGCACGCGATGTGTCCCGTGCCAAAGCCTTTGCTGCCAAACACAAAATCGCGCAGGTGCACGACAGTTACGAGGCGCTGATCGCGGATCCAGGGCTGGACGCTATCTATAACCCGCTACCGAATAGCCTGCACGGCAAATGGACTCGGGCGGCGCTTGCCGCAGGCAAACACGTGCTGTGTGAAAAGCCATTTACCGCCAACGCTGCTGAGGCCCGCGAGATCGCTGATTTGGCCAAGAAGTCGGGCCGGGTCGTGATGGAGGGATTCCATTACTGCTACCATCCGCTGACATTCCGGGCTAAGCAGATCATCGCGTCGGGAGAGCTGGGCCAGTTGGAGCGGGTGGAGGCGAGCTTGTGCATGCTGCTGCCGAAGTTCTCCGACATTCGCTACGATTACTCGCTCGCCGGTGGCGCGACAATGGACCTCGGATGCTATGCGGTCCACATGATTCGCACGTTCGGCGGTTCGTCCCCGGAAGTCGTTTCGGCACAGGCGAAACTGCGTGATCCTCGGGTAGACCGGGCGATGACAGCCCAGTTGCGGTTCGCGGGCGGACACACCGGTCTGGTCCGTTGTTCGATGTGGTCGTCGGATCTGCTGCGGTTGAGTGTCAAGGTGTTTGGCGATCGCGGTGAGCTGCGTGTGCTCACTCCGGTGGCCGCTTTCCGTCGGCTGACCGTCCGCTCGGCGAACGGTAATCGGGTGGAGCGCTTCCCGTCGCGCGCCTCCTACGCGTATCAGCTTGACGCTTTCGCCGGGGCGGTGCTGCGCGGCGAACCGGTGATCACGACGCCGGAAGACTCGGTCGAGAACATGGAAGTCGTCGATGCGATCTATCGCGCTGCGGGCCTCCCGCTCCGAGAGCCGGCCTAGACGCTGACAGATTTTCAACCACTTCTCAGTTGGCGAAATGCAGCTGGTTGACGTATGCGGCTACCCTTAAGGCGTTCGCTGCGATCGTTAAGGCGGGATTCAAACCGGCGCTCGAAGGGAAGAACGAGCCGTCGACCACGTAGAGGTTGTCCACTTCGTGTGCCCGGTTATGTGCGTCCAACACACTGGTTTTCGGATCGGGACCGAAGCGGCACGTGCCGCAGACGTGGCCCAGGTTCTCGTTGCTTTTTGCGGCCCGCAGGGTGATTTTTCGGAAGGGCTTCAACACCTCTTTCAACTGACGCAGAAACACCGCTCGGCGCTCGATCTCACTGGCGTGAAAACGATACTGAATTCGCAGCCGCTGGCGCCCATCTGAGCTTGGCTTATCCCAAGGCAGCACACGATTGTCCAGATACGGCAGGTCTTCCATGATCAGTGCCAGCACCAGCCCACCGGTGAAAAACCGCTCATAAATCGGGCGCGCAGCAGGGCTCGTCAGGCGCAGCATCCTCGGTCCCCAGCCGGGGCGATTCGTTAACACCTCCATGGGCGGCACAGGGCTCAACGACTGGACAGTGCCGTATTTTTGGCCCTCGAAGAAATAAAAGTCGTTGAGGCCGATCTCTTTGTTCTCGGCAGTGATCTTGTGGTCGGGTTGCGGCCAGATCTCGATCCAGTCAGTCAGATGGCGCATCAGGTTGCGTCCCACCAAGTCTGAGCCGTTGGCCAACCCGCGCGGCCAATCTCCCGACCGGGAATTCAGCAACAGTATCGGAGTGACCAACGCACCGGCGGCCAGCACCACCACCTTGGCCTTCAGCGCCAGCATGCCCGAGCGATGCTCGCAGATCACTTGCCGGAGGGTGTTGCGGTCCGCATCCAGGCCGACCGCCCGACATTCAGCCAGCAGGTGCGCTCCGTGCTCGGCAACGGCCGGCAGCACCCCGTTGCGGGCAGCGTCGTGTTTGCACGCCCGGTGGCAGATATAGCCCGCACAGGTGGCACACCCATCTGTGTAATCGCAGGCCATCGGTAGGCGGTAGGGATGCAATCCGCGACCCCTCAGATAATCAACCAGCGGCTGGTTGTCTGCCGAAAACGGCGGCGCCGGAAGCAGTTCGACGTCGGCCGCCTCGGGCCGAAGCGGATCGGGCTGGCCGCGAACCCCCAGCAGCTTTTCGGCCGCGGCGTACCAGGGCCGCATCTGGTCGTACGTGACCGGCCAGGCCTCCGGCACGGTGGAATCGCCGGGATCGCGGAAGTTTTCGCGGGGAGTGAAGTCGCGAACAAAAAAACGCTCGCAGGCCATCCCGTAGAGGGCCGACGAGCCTCCCGTTCCGCTGCCGATAAACGGCACAAACCGCCGCGAGAAGCGACCGCTGATGTCTTCGATCTCGTCGGTCGAGCGCCCGGCCCGAGCCAACGCGTCGTAGTACGCATCTACCGAACGGCCCACCGCCGGCTCGGCCAGTTCTGGCAATGCAGAGCGAATGATTCCCGGTGACCCGGGCAGTGTCGATCGCCCTTTCTCGACGAACAGCACCCGACGGCCGGATCGGGCCAGCGAGTAGCCCAGCATGCCGCCCCCCATCCCGGTGCCCACGACAATCACGTCCCAGACAACGCGTTCGGCCTCGCGGGCATCCAGCTCGCCGTTAGCCAAAATCAAGCTCCCGGAGGTCGACTCGAAGCATTCCCCGATTTGGGCGAATCACGAACGTACCACCCGGTGCGACAGCCGCTTAACGTTTCCGAGGCCACGTCGCGCAAACCCGGGGTATCGAACGTGACCGGCTTCGACACCAACGATCACAGGTACACCTGGGACTCGCTTCCCGTGATTTGCTTCGCTGTCGTGATTATCAGGGTGTAGTCGGGCCACGTCAGCAAAAGGAATGCGCATGATACGCTTTCGTGCGTCGAATTTCTCGTCGAGAGGGCCTGCGTGAACGAGATTAGAAAAGAATGTCGATTATGCGGATCGGCCGGTCCCCATCGAACTATTATAGTTCGCGAGATGATGTTCGGCACCCGAGAGCCCTTCGAATATTACAGCTGTAGTGCATGCGACACCTTACAGATTGTGAATGCGCTCGAAGGCGAAGAGCTCATGCGCCATTATCCTGCAAACTATCCTTGCTTCAATAATTCAACTCAGCCAAGGATTCTCCGATGGCTCACCACGCAGCAGGACCGCTATAAGTTGCACAGTAGCGGCTGGATAGGCGAAGCCCTCATGAGGGCGCTCCTGCCCGAAGGTATCTTCCATGCCGTCACTGGGGGCGACGCCGTCGGAATGCTCAGTGAGCTAGGGCTGGAACGCGGTGCCCGAATTCTAGACGTGGGCTGCGGTGACGGTGCGTTGCTTGACCGGTTGGCCAGAGTCGGCTTTCGCAACCTGTCCGGTGCTGATCCGTTCATCGCAGCCGATAGCGAGACGCCCCAAGGCGTGCCGCTAACGAAGCGGTACTTAAGCGAAGTGGCGGGCGAATTCGATCTTATTATGTTCAATCATTCACTTGAACACGTTCCTGACCCAGTCGGGCTACTTAAGGTCGCGTACGACAAACTCGCTGCCGGAGGCACTTGTTTAGCTCGCCTGCCGACAACCTCATCTGAAGCGTGGACGACTTATGGGGCAGACTGGGTACAAATCGATGCACCGCGGCATATTGTTATACCTTCACGACAGGGAATGGCGCTGGCAGCTGAGAAGGCCGGCCTGCAAGTCAAGAGAACATTCGACGATTCGACTTTAGGGCAATTCTTCGGCAGCGAAGCTTATCGGCGCGATGTGGCATTCGTCGACCCCGGATTCCTTCGGATGTTTGGTCCGAGGCAAATCTGGGAGTGGAAAAAACGTGCGGAACAGCTCAATCGCGAGGGCCGAGGTGACCAGGCAGGTTTTGTTCTGAGCGCCAAATGAGCTTGGCCGCACCACATGAGGTATGTGCGGCACCCAACCACCTGAAAACCAATGGGCTAGCGTGAACCCAACAGCCCAGTAGCTCGCGGCGATGACCGACGCCGCTGATGTCGCCTACACGCACGAGACACCTGAAAGGCTGGAGTCCGCGATGAAATTTGTGCTGGCCAGCTATGGCATGCGCGGCGATGTCGAGCCCTCCGTCGCCGTCGGTCGTGAGTTGCTGCGCCGTGGGCACGACGTCCGTATGGCTGTCTCGCCAAACCTGGTTGGCTTCGCCGAGTCGGTAGGCCTGTCTGCGGTCGCCTACGGACTGGATACCCAAGCCATCGTGGAAGCGCAGCGCAGCTTCTGGACGCGTTTCTTCCGCAGTCCCTGGCAGACCAGGGATTTGATCAGACTGTCGCGCGAAACTCGGGAGCTCGCCACCCAGTGCTGGGCGGATATGACGAAGACGCTGATCTCTTTGGCGGACGGTGCCGACCTGCTGTCCACCGGGCTGATTTACGAGTTGCCCGCTGTCAACGTCGCAGAGTATTACGACATCCCGTTGGCCGCGCTGCACTTCTTCCCGGTGCGAGCCAATGGCCAACTACTGCCATTCTTACCGTCGCCGTTGACCCGCTCCGTGATGACCACGAACGACTGGGTGCAATGGCGGGTGGCTAAAAAACTCGAGGACACACAGCGCCGTGAGCTGGGCCTACCGAAGGCAACGGGCCCGTCGTCGCAGCGATTCACCGAACGCGGCTGGTTGGAAATCCAAGCCTATGACGAGGTGTGCTTTCCTGGGCTGGCAGCCGAATGGGCGAAATGGGATGGCCGGCGACCCTTCGTCGGCGCGCTCACCATGGATCTGCCGACGGATGCCGATGAGGAGGTTGCGTCGTGGATCGCCGCGGGAACACCGCCGATTTGCTTCGGCTTCGGCAGCATGCCGGTTCAATCTCCTACCGACATGCTCGCCATGATCAGCGATGCCTGCGCACAGTTGGGCCATCGGGCCCTAGTGTGCGCCGGCGGAACTGACTTCAGCCGCGTCCCACTTCCCGAGCACGTAAAGGTCGTGGGCGTGGTGAACTACGCCGCGACATTTCCAGGTTGCCGCGCGGTCGTGCACCACGGGGGCGCGGGCACCACCGCCGCGGCCCTGCGCGCCGGAGTCCCCCAGTTGATCCTTTCGACACTGCCCGATCAGCCGCTCTGGGCGGCTCAGATCAAGCGACTGAAAGTTGGCTCAGGGCGCCGCTTTTCGACCACTACCGAGAAATCGCTTGTCGCCGACCTGCGCGCCATACTTGCCCCGCAATACGTCACCCGCGCCCGCGAGATCGCCACCCGGATGACCAAGCCCGCCGAAAGCGTCGCGGCCGCTGCCGACCTCGTCGAAAACTTCGCGCGGGTGCGAACTTTCCGCTGATCAACAAGGGCGCTGCTGGTCACCAGAAGTCAAGCTACGGGCGGTAACTCGCTCTTTTTCACCAGCATTCGATGCAGGTCCACTCCCATCGGCGGCGGACTGAACAAGCGTTGCCGATAGGGCCGACCCAGCATCCCGTACCACACGAAATCGCGCGTGATACGGCCCCACGCGCGCGGACCGGCCCGGAAAAATACCCTGAGCCATTCCTTGACCGGAAGTACGTCTCCATGCCAAGCGTTGATCGAGATCGACGCGCCCGGGCTGGCAAGGTAGTGCCACCACCCTCGCGGTATGTAGAGCACGTCGCCAGGATCCAGGGTGGTGCGCCACCGTTCGATTCGGCTGAGCTGCTGATCGTCCTCGGACTCGATCTCCTCGGGTGAAAGTCCGCTCTTGTGCGGAATGTCCGGCAGGACGCGCAGGGCCCTAATGTATTCGGGCGCAACGAGGACGGCCCGCTTGCTGCCATAGATCTGCGCAAGGACGTTGTCCGCGGGGTCGAAGTGCAATCCCCCACGGGTCTTCCCACCGATCCAGATGCTGACGAAATAAGGGGAAACCGCTGTCAGATCCGTTAGGTCAATCTCGTCCAGAAGTCCCTCAAACTGTTCCACTGAAGCCTGGTGCAAATAGCAACGCTCGCCGCGCTCGATCCGGTTCACCAACTCGGAGAAGGGAATCCGCGCAGCGTGTGCCTTGGCATCGTCCATATAGGGCGCATGTCCGCTAGGCAGGTCAAGGGCAGCGT encodes:
- a CDS encoding GMC oxidoreductase; the encoded protein is MANGELDAREAERVVWDVIVVGTGMGGGMLGYSLARSGRRVLFVEKGRSTLPGSPGIIRSALPELAEPAVGRSVDAYYDALARAGRSTDEIEDISGRFSRRFVPFIGSGTGGSSALYGMACERFFVRDFTPRENFRDPGDSTVPEAWPVTYDQMRPWYAAAEKLLGVRGQPDPLRPEAADVELLPAPPFSADNQPLVDYLRGRGLHPYRLPMACDYTDGCATCAGYICHRACKHDAARNGVLPAVAEHGAHLLAECRAVGLDADRNTLRQVICEHRSGMLALKAKVVVLAAGALVTPILLLNSRSGDWPRGLANGSDLVGRNLMRHLTDWIEIWPQPDHKITAENKEIGLNDFYFFEGQKYGTVQSLSPVPPMEVLTNRPGWGPRMLRLTSPAARPIYERFFTGGLVLALIMEDLPYLDNRVLPWDKPSSDGRQRLRIQYRFHASEIERRAVFLRQLKEVLKPFRKITLRAAKSNENLGHVCGTCRFGPDPKTSVLDAHNRAHEVDNLYVVDGSFFPSSAGLNPALTIAANALRVAAYVNQLHFAN
- a CDS encoding class I SAM-dependent methyltransferase; the protein is MMFGTREPFEYYSCSACDTLQIVNALEGEELMRHYPANYPCFNNSTQPRILRWLTTQQDRYKLHSSGWIGEALMRALLPEGIFHAVTGGDAVGMLSELGLERGARILDVGCGDGALLDRLARVGFRNLSGADPFIAADSETPQGVPLTKRYLSEVAGEFDLIMFNHSLEHVPDPVGLLKVAYDKLAAGGTCLARLPTTSSEAWTTYGADWVQIDAPRHIVIPSRQGMALAAEKAGLQVKRTFDDSTLGQFFGSEAYRRDVAFVDPGFLRMFGPRQIWEWKKRAEQLNREGRGDQAGFVLSAK
- a CDS encoding glycosyltransferase, encoding MKFVLASYGMRGDVEPSVAVGRELLRRGHDVRMAVSPNLVGFAESVGLSAVAYGLDTQAIVEAQRSFWTRFFRSPWQTRDLIRLSRETRELATQCWADMTKTLISLADGADLLSTGLIYELPAVNVAEYYDIPLAALHFFPVRANGQLLPFLPSPLTRSVMTTNDWVQWRVAKKLEDTQRRELGLPKATGPSSQRFTERGWLEIQAYDEVCFPGLAAEWAKWDGRRPFVGALTMDLPTDADEEVASWIAAGTPPICFGFGSMPVQSPTDMLAMISDACAQLGHRALVCAGGTDFSRVPLPEHVKVVGVVNYAATFPGCRAVVHHGGAGTTAAALRAGVPQLILSTLPDQPLWAAQIKRLKVGSGRRFSTTTEKSLVADLRAILAPQYVTRAREIATRMTKPAESVAAAADLVENFARVRTFR
- a CDS encoding cupin-like domain-containing protein: MTRWGDSSRIVLAGEHYSTGVQRTGFSEIPRIDVVRWREVRDQVRGEAMPLVIAGGVAQSTAVRNWSPQALARRFDITVDAALDLPSGHAPYMDDAKAHAARIPFSELVNRIERGERCYLHQASVEQFEGLLDEIDLTDLTAVSPYFVSIWIGGKTRGGLHFDPADNVLAQIYGSKRAVLVAPEYIRALRVLPDIPHKSGLSPEEIESEDDQQLSRIERWRTTLDPGDVLYIPRGWWHYLASPGASISINAWHGDVLPVKEWLRVFFRAGPRAWGRITRDFVWYGMLGRPYRQRLFSPPPMGVDLHRMLVKKSELPPVA